The Thermoleophilaceae bacterium genome has a window encoding:
- the atpB gene encoding F0F1 ATP synthase subunit A — translation MSAAEATAGQGPAPQAGGEKKGLGPGAWTGIVVLVMFGLALALLGIFGSAGENESFQPQEEFRLEPWISLEIAGIDMSINKAVLYLFIACVLTIGGLMWIANRMQAKPNRVQTAVEALYDLTRNNIAHGNMEAKTASKWFAFVATLFFFIWTSNLIGYIPLPTNTGHPVEIFGVEVPALALYAATANISVPLVLTLIVWFTYHVEGIRARGFVPYLKSWVPAGVSGPAAGPIFVIEVISHFVRLISLSVRLFANLLAGHLLILFMGGGLVVLLGLAALGVFTFPVAVVFFLFEVVLIATLQAFIFATLASIYIGGATAEHH, via the coding sequence ATGAGCGCCGCCGAGGCCACCGCCGGCCAGGGGCCCGCGCCGCAGGCCGGCGGCGAGAAGAAGGGCCTCGGGCCCGGCGCCTGGACCGGCATCGTCGTCCTCGTGATGTTCGGGCTCGCGCTCGCCCTGCTGGGCATCTTCGGCAGCGCGGGCGAGAACGAGAGCTTCCAGCCGCAGGAGGAGTTCCGCCTGGAGCCGTGGATCTCACTCGAGATCGCGGGCATCGACATGAGCATCAACAAGGCGGTGCTCTACCTCTTCATCGCCTGTGTCCTCACCATCGGCGGGCTGATGTGGATCGCCAACCGGATGCAGGCCAAGCCCAACCGCGTCCAGACCGCCGTCGAGGCCCTCTACGACCTCACGCGCAACAACATCGCGCACGGGAACATGGAGGCGAAGACGGCGTCCAAGTGGTTCGCCTTCGTCGCCACCCTCTTCTTCTTCATCTGGACGTCGAACCTCATCGGCTACATCCCGCTGCCCACGAACACGGGGCACCCGGTCGAGATCTTCGGCGTCGAGGTGCCCGCGCTCGCGCTGTACGCCGCCACCGCCAACATCTCGGTGCCGCTCGTGCTCACGCTCATCGTCTGGTTCACCTACCACGTGGAGGGCATCCGGGCGAGGGGGTTCGTGCCGTACCTCAAGAGCTGGGTCCCGGCGGGCGTCAGCGGCCCGGCGGCCGGCCCGATCTTCGTGATCGAGGTCATCTCCCACTTCGTCCGGCTCATCTCGCTGTCGGTGCGACTGTTCGCGAACCTGCTCGCCGGCCACCTGCTCATCCTGTTCATGGGCGGCGGCCTGGTGGTGCTGCTCGGGCTCGCGGCGCTCGGGGTCTTCACGTTCCCCGTGGCCGTCGTCTTCTTCCTGTTCGAGGTGGTCCTGATCGCCACCCTGCAGGCATTCATCTTCGCCACCCTGGCGTCCATCTACATCGGCGGAGCCACCGCCGAGCATCACTAA
- the atpE gene encoding ATP synthase F0 subunit C encodes MDLELVNVIAQAADPGAEAITDAGKAIALGVGAGLGTIGPGIGVGYIFGKVIESVTRQPEMREEITSIQWLGFALTEAIVFYAFIFGLIAFFL; translated from the coding sequence GTGGACCTGGAACTCGTCAACGTCATCGCTCAGGCGGCTGATCCTGGGGCGGAAGCCATCACCGACGCCGGCAAGGCCATCGCGCTCGGCGTGGGCGCCGGCCTGGGCACGATCGGCCCCGGCATCGGCGTGGGCTACATCTTCGGCAAGGTGATCGAGTCGGTCACCCGCCAGCCGGAGATGCGCGAGGAGATCACGAGCATCCAGTGGCTCGGCTTCGCGCTCACCGAGGCGATCGTCTTCTACGCCTTCATCTTCGGCCTCATCGCCTTCTTCCTCTAG
- the atpF gene encoding F0F1 ATP synthase subunit B, which yields MLAELHNTALFLIAQAHGEGEEGGAAEEEGGNFLVTPDVGLMIWTVLAFLTTLFILKKLAFPRIQEALDKRANAISESIDAADRTRREADELLAEYRERLKEAREQAEDIVSRARKAGDRFEEESKSGARAEREELMERTRREIEQETQRALVEIRKEVATLTLLATEKVTRKSLDSDDHKRLIEEALGEVDFSALAGEKNGG from the coding sequence ATGCTGGCCGAGCTTCACAACACCGCGCTCTTCCTCATCGCCCAGGCCCATGGCGAGGGCGAGGAGGGCGGCGCCGCGGAGGAGGAGGGCGGGAACTTCCTCGTCACGCCCGACGTCGGGCTGATGATCTGGACCGTCCTCGCCTTCCTCACCACCCTGTTCATCCTCAAGAAGCTCGCCTTCCCGCGGATCCAGGAGGCGCTCGACAAGCGCGCCAACGCGATCTCCGAGTCCATCGACGCGGCCGACCGCACGCGCAGGGAGGCCGACGAGCTGCTGGCCGAGTACCGCGAGCGGCTCAAGGAGGCGCGCGAGCAGGCGGAGGACATCGTCAGCCGTGCGCGCAAGGCGGGCGACCGCTTCGAGGAGGAGTCCAAGTCGGGAGCCCGCGCCGAGCGCGAGGAGCTCATGGAGCGCACCCGCCGCGAGATCGAGCAGGAGACGCAGCGCGCCCTGGTCGAGATCCGCAAGGAGGTGGCCACCCTCACGCTGCTGGCCACCGAGAAGGTCACGCGCAAGTCGCTGGACTCCGACGACCACAAGCGCCTGATCGAGGAGGCCCTGGGCGAGGTCGACTTCTCGGCGCTCGCGGGGGAGAAGAACGGCGGCTGA
- the atpH gene encoding ATP synthase F1 subunit delta, with protein MEEIAQVYAKSLFEVASEHDVLDRVRDELGQWADELSGNRDLQVFFFSPYFSSQEKKEGIARLVEGADERFVRFLELLAERHRMPVVFRMRRAFDARWREERKLLPVSVTSAVELDPSLVEDIGRKIEEQTGRKVELQSTVDPDVLGGIVLQVGDRVLDASVRNRLDRLRKQVARAA; from the coding sequence ATGGAAGAGATCGCCCAGGTCTACGCGAAGTCCCTGTTCGAGGTGGCGTCCGAGCACGACGTCCTCGACCGGGTGCGCGACGAGCTCGGCCAGTGGGCCGACGAGCTCTCGGGCAACCGCGACCTGCAGGTGTTCTTCTTCTCGCCCTACTTCTCCTCGCAGGAGAAGAAGGAGGGCATCGCCAGGCTGGTCGAGGGCGCGGACGAGCGCTTCGTGCGCTTCCTCGAGCTGCTCGCCGAGCGCCACCGCATGCCCGTGGTGTTCCGCATGCGGCGGGCGTTCGACGCCCGCTGGCGCGAGGAGCGCAAGCTGTTGCCGGTGTCGGTCACGAGCGCGGTCGAGCTCGACCCGTCGCTGGTGGAGGACATCGGCAGGAAGATCGAGGAGCAGACCGGTCGCAAGGTCGAGCTCCAGAGCACGGTGGACCCCGACGTGCTCGGGGGCATCGTGCTCCAGGTTGGCGACCGCGTGCTGGACGCCAGCGTCAGGAACAGACTCGACAGACTTCGCAAGCAGGTCGCGCGAGCGGCGTAA
- the atpA gene encoding F0F1 ATP synthase subunit alpha has product MQIKPDEITSILKSRIEGTADGGADLSEVGTVLSIADGIARVHGLENCMSFEMLELPHDVTGLALNLESDNVGVVLFGEWDKIEEGDAVKRTGHLLDIPVGEAMLGRIVDPLGNPLDGKGDIDTTETRPMEFKAPGVVQRQGVKEPMETGIKAIDSMIPIGRGQRELIIGDRQTGKTTIALDTIINNKDKDLICVYVAIGQRMATVVQVAETLREHGALDSTIIVAAPANEAAPIKFIAPYSGCAMAEHFLYDGKHALCVYDDLTKQAFAYRQMSLLLRRPPGREAYPGDVFYLHSRLLERAVKLNDELGGGSLTALPIIETQAGDVSAYIPTNVISITDGQIFLEPKLFFSGVRPAINVGISVSRVGGDAQTKPMKKVAGKLRLELSQFRELEAFAQFGSDLDPDTQATLARGERLVEALNQGELSPWAMEDQVAAVYSGTGGYLDRIKTERIGDFHQSLLQRLHTEEEGLMGKIAGGEWGDEVEDALGKAIAEAIDDFGPDFDEEGNPLEEGESDRIRSEEQRAKPGRTAEGEGNGGEPEGSGDDDATKARDVPEEVSAS; this is encoded by the coding sequence ATGCAGATCAAGCCAGACGAGATCACGAGCATCCTCAAGAGCCGCATCGAAGGCACGGCCGACGGCGGAGCGGACCTGTCCGAGGTCGGCACCGTCCTCTCCATCGCGGACGGCATCGCGCGCGTCCACGGACTCGAGAACTGCATGTCGTTCGAGATGCTCGAGCTGCCGCATGACGTCACCGGCCTGGCGCTCAACCTCGAGTCCGACAACGTCGGCGTCGTGCTGTTCGGCGAGTGGGACAAGATCGAGGAGGGCGACGCGGTCAAGCGCACCGGCCATCTCCTCGACATCCCGGTGGGCGAGGCAATGCTCGGCCGCATCGTGGACCCGCTGGGCAACCCGCTCGACGGCAAGGGCGACATCGACACCACCGAGACGCGCCCGATGGAGTTCAAGGCGCCCGGCGTCGTTCAGCGCCAGGGCGTGAAGGAGCCGATGGAGACCGGCATCAAGGCCATCGACTCGATGATCCCGATCGGCCGCGGGCAGCGCGAGCTGATCATCGGCGACCGCCAGACGGGCAAGACCACGATCGCGCTCGACACGATCATCAACAACAAGGACAAGGACCTGATCTGCGTCTACGTGGCCATCGGCCAGCGCATGGCCACGGTGGTGCAGGTGGCGGAGACGCTGCGCGAGCATGGCGCGCTGGACAGCACGATCATCGTGGCCGCGCCGGCCAACGAGGCGGCGCCGATCAAGTTCATCGCCCCCTACTCGGGCTGCGCGATGGCCGAGCACTTCCTCTACGACGGCAAGCACGCGCTGTGCGTGTACGACGACCTCACCAAGCAGGCGTTCGCCTACCGGCAGATGTCGCTGCTGCTGCGCCGCCCGCCGGGCCGCGAGGCGTACCCGGGCGACGTGTTCTACCTGCACTCGCGCCTGCTCGAGCGCGCCGTCAAGCTCAACGACGAGCTCGGCGGAGGATCGCTCACCGCGCTGCCCATCATCGAGACGCAGGCGGGCGACGTGTCGGCCTACATCCCCACCAACGTCATCTCGATCACCGACGGGCAGATCTTCCTCGAGCCCAAGCTGTTCTTCTCGGGCGTGCGCCCGGCGATCAACGTGGGCATCTCGGTCTCGCGCGTGGGCGGCGACGCCCAGACCAAGCCGATGAAGAAGGTGGCCGGCAAGCTGCGCCTGGAGCTGTCCCAGTTCCGCGAGCTGGAGGCGTTCGCGCAGTTCGGCTCGGACCTCGACCCGGACACCCAGGCCACCCTCGCGCGCGGCGAGCGCCTCGTGGAGGCGCTCAACCAGGGCGAGCTGTCGCCGTGGGCGATGGAGGACCAGGTCGCGGCGGTGTACTCCGGCACCGGCGGCTACCTCGACCGCATCAAGACCGAGCGCATCGGCGACTTCCACCAGTCGCTGCTCCAGCGCCTCCACACCGAGGAGGAGGGGCTCATGGGCAAGATCGCCGGCGGCGAGTGGGGCGACGAGGTCGAGGACGCCCTCGGCAAGGCCATCGCAGAGGCCATCGACGACTTCGGGCCCGACTTCGACGAGGAGGGCAACCCGCTCGAGGAGGGCGAGTCCGACCGCATCCGCTCCGAGGAGCAGCGCGCCAAGCCGGGCCGCACCGCCGAGGGCGAGGGCAACGGCGGCGAGCCCGAGGGCTCGGGCGACGACGACGCCACCAAGGCGCGCGACGTGCCCGAGGAGGTCAGCGCGAGCTGA
- a CDS encoding F0F1 ATP synthase subunit gamma — protein MASQKDIKGRIASVKNIQKITRAMEMVAAARLRRAEQRIEALRPYATAIRRMTGQVVEAAESMPNFPILEEREDVKSVGVLLVTADRGLAGAFNSQIVRAGNRRRIELEDEGKSPLWYASGRRGVSSVQFRGLELAGGYTGFTERPAYADARNIADDLTSAYIDGKVDRVEIFYNGYVSALNQEVRHETLLPIQQIEALAGEDGHEEGSPEKEGAEQHGRALWIYEPEPEEILQRLVPDYVEISIYRALLESTASELGARMTAMRSASDNAGEIIEDLTLEANRQRQAEITQEIMEVVAGAEGLR, from the coding sequence GTGGCCTCGCAGAAGGACATCAAGGGCCGGATCGCGTCGGTCAAGAACATCCAGAAGATCACCCGCGCCATGGAGATGGTCGCCGCGGCGCGGCTGCGGCGGGCGGAGCAGCGCATCGAGGCGCTGCGCCCCTACGCCACGGCGATCCGGCGGATGACCGGCCAGGTGGTGGAGGCCGCCGAGTCCATGCCCAACTTTCCGATCCTCGAGGAGCGCGAGGACGTCAAGAGCGTGGGCGTGCTGCTGGTCACCGCCGACCGCGGACTCGCCGGCGCCTTCAACTCGCAGATCGTGCGCGCGGGCAACCGCCGCCGCATCGAGCTCGAGGACGAGGGCAAGAGCCCGCTCTGGTATGCCTCGGGGCGCCGCGGCGTGTCCTCGGTCCAGTTCCGCGGCCTCGAGCTGGCCGGCGGCTACACGGGCTTCACCGAGCGCCCTGCCTACGCGGACGCGCGCAACATCGCGGACGACCTCACCTCGGCCTACATCGACGGCAAGGTGGACCGCGTGGAGATCTTCTACAACGGCTACGTCTCGGCGCTCAACCAGGAGGTGCGTCACGAGACGCTGCTGCCCATCCAGCAGATCGAGGCGCTCGCCGGGGAGGACGGGCACGAGGAGGGCTCGCCCGAGAAGGAGGGCGCCGAGCAGCACGGGCGCGCGCTGTGGATCTACGAGCCCGAGCCGGAGGAGATCCTCCAGCGCCTCGTGCCCGACTACGTCGAGATCTCGATCTACCGGGCACTGCTCGAGTCCACCGCGTCCGAGCTCGGCGCTCGCATGACCGCCATGCGCAGCGCGTCCGACAACGCCGGCGAGATCATCGAGGACCTCACGCTCGAGGCCAACCGCCAGCGCCAGGCCGAGATCACCCAGGAAATCATGGAAGTCGTCGCCGGGGCCGAGGGGCTCCGCTAA
- the atpD gene encoding F0F1 ATP synthase subunit beta, with the protein MEAGTATKQKTGRIEQITGVVIEAAFPDGLPEIYNAIEVDIEEKGETRTLVCEVQQHLGDDRVRCVAMDSTDGLARGTEVTDTGGPITVPVGEGTLGRIFNLLGETIDGGPELEADTRWPIHRPAPDVEDLSPTREILETGIKVVDLLAPYAKGGKVGLFGGAGVGKTVLIQELIHNIAQEHGGLSAFCGVGERSREGNDLWVEMKESGVIDKTMLVFGQMNEPPGARMRVALSGLTMAEYFREQGGQDVLLFIDNIFRFVQAGSEVSALLGRMPSQVGYQPTLETEMGQLQERITSTRRGSVTSVQAIYVPADDLTDPAPASVFAHLNATTVLSRSISEKGIYPAVDPLESTSTILKPDVVGAEHYDVATQVKEILQRYKELQDIIAILGIDELSDEDKLTVQRARKVERFLSQPFFVAEQFTGTSGTYVPVADTVRSFKEIVDGQHDDVPERAFLMKGTIDEVVEGARGSE; encoded by the coding sequence GTGGAAGCAGGCACCGCCACGAAGCAGAAGACCGGGAGGATCGAGCAGATCACGGGCGTCGTGATCGAAGCCGCCTTCCCGGACGGCCTTCCCGAGATCTACAACGCCATCGAGGTGGACATCGAGGAGAAGGGCGAGACACGCACGCTCGTGTGCGAGGTGCAGCAGCACCTCGGCGACGACCGCGTGCGCTGCGTCGCCATGGACTCCACCGATGGCCTGGCCCGCGGCACCGAGGTGACAGACACCGGCGGCCCCATCACCGTGCCGGTGGGCGAGGGCACGCTCGGCCGCATCTTCAACCTGCTCGGCGAGACCATCGACGGGGGCCCCGAGTTGGAGGCCGACACCCGCTGGCCCATCCACCGCCCGGCGCCGGACGTCGAGGACCTCTCGCCCACGCGCGAGATCCTCGAGACGGGCATCAAGGTCGTGGACCTGCTGGCGCCGTACGCCAAGGGCGGCAAGGTCGGCCTGTTCGGCGGCGCCGGCGTGGGCAAGACCGTGCTCATCCAGGAGCTGATCCACAACATCGCCCAGGAGCACGGCGGCCTGTCCGCCTTCTGCGGCGTTGGCGAGCGCTCCCGCGAGGGCAACGACCTCTGGGTCGAGATGAAGGAGTCGGGCGTCATCGACAAGACGATGCTCGTGTTCGGCCAGATGAACGAGCCGCCCGGCGCCCGCATGCGCGTCGCGCTGTCGGGCCTCACGATGGCCGAGTACTTCCGCGAGCAGGGCGGCCAGGACGTGCTGCTCTTCATCGACAACATCTTCCGCTTCGTGCAGGCGGGATCGGAGGTGTCGGCGCTGCTCGGCCGCATGCCCTCGCAGGTGGGCTACCAGCCCACGCTGGAGACCGAGATGGGCCAGCTCCAGGAGCGCATCACCTCCACCCGGCGCGGCTCGGTGACCTCGGTGCAGGCCATCTACGTGCCGGCCGACGACCTCACCGACCCGGCCCCGGCGTCGGTGTTCGCCCACCTCAACGCCACCACGGTGCTCTCGCGCTCGATCTCGGAGAAGGGCATCTACCCGGCGGTGGACCCGCTCGAGTCGACGTCCACGATCCTCAAGCCGGACGTGGTGGGCGCGGAGCACTACGACGTGGCCACGCAGGTCAAGGAGATCCTGCAGCGCTACAAGGAGCTCCAGGACATCATCGCCATCCTCGGCATCGACGAGCTCTCCGACGAGGACAAGCTCACCGTGCAGCGCGCCCGCAAGGTGGAGCGCTTCCTGTCCCAGCCGTTCTTCGTGGCCGAGCAGTTCACCGGCACCTCGGGCACGTACGTCCCGGTGGCCGACACGGTGCGCTCGTTCAAGGAGATCGTCGATGGGCAGCACGACGACGTGCCCGAGCGCGCGTTCCTCATGAAGGGCACGATCGACGAGGTCGTCGAGGGCGCCCGGGGCAGCGAGTAG
- the atpC gene encoding ATP synthase F1 subunit epsilon encodes MARSSFPVEVLTPEGEVWNGEVEMLSTRTTTGSIGVRANHAPLMAILEPTELRLYQSETEVVRYAQGEGYLQVVNNSALVLVEDAIEPGSLNRSDLETRLSEARSALERSEEGSEERARYERDVRRYERFLEVAGSS; translated from the coding sequence GTGGCGCGCTCCAGCTTCCCCGTCGAGGTCCTCACGCCGGAGGGCGAGGTCTGGAACGGCGAGGTCGAGATGCTCTCGACCCGCACCACCACCGGCTCGATCGGCGTGCGGGCCAACCACGCGCCGCTCATGGCCATCCTCGAGCCAACCGAGCTGCGGCTGTACCAGTCCGAGACGGAGGTCGTGCGCTACGCCCAGGGCGAGGGCTACCTCCAGGTGGTCAACAACTCGGCGCTCGTCCTGGTGGAGGACGCCATCGAGCCTGGCTCTTTGAACCGCTCTGATCTCGAGACCCGCCTGAGCGAGGCGCGCTCGGCGCTGGAGCGCTCCGAGGAGGGCTCGGAGGAGCGGGCGCGCTACGAGCGCGATGTGCGGCGCTACGAGCGCTTCCTGGAGGTCGCGGGCAGCTCGTAG
- a CDS encoding DUF559 domain-containing protein: MTKLAGVQFNRVSRAQLMELGLNERAIERRVAAGRLVIVEQAVFALAPVLEHDEWGRWMGATLTAPESVLSGVSAAAARGCWSLSRRFETVTRPGSGGPRRHGGVLAYRSSTLEGECEVLRGIPITSVPRTLLDLAARGVSTRALARAVREAVRLGLTTVGELADCIGRHRGRRGSGRLARVVARYAGLPLERARSGAEVRALEVLRDAGRPFPRLNARIAGEEADLSWRDGRLIIEIDGGPFHLDVGEDARKESCWQAAGWTVRRLPSDDVYEHPERLLALAPRIERPGSPPSAG; encoded by the coding sequence GTGACCAAGTTGGCGGGTGTGCAGTTCAACCGCGTGTCGCGGGCGCAGCTGATGGAGCTGGGACTGAACGAGCGCGCGATCGAGCGCCGCGTGGCGGCGGGCCGGCTCGTGATAGTGGAGCAGGCCGTGTTCGCGTTGGCCCCCGTCCTCGAGCACGACGAATGGGGACGCTGGATGGGCGCCACCCTCACGGCGCCCGAGAGCGTGCTGAGCGGCGTAAGCGCCGCGGCAGCTCGGGGATGCTGGTCGCTGTCGCGGCGGTTCGAGACGGTCACCCGGCCCGGGAGTGGTGGTCCTCGGCGCCACGGCGGTGTGCTCGCCTATCGCAGCTCGACGTTGGAGGGCGAGTGCGAGGTGCTGCGCGGGATCCCGATCACCTCGGTGCCGCGGACGCTGCTCGATCTCGCCGCGCGTGGCGTGAGCACACGGGCACTGGCGAGAGCGGTCCGCGAGGCGGTTCGGTTGGGACTCACGACCGTCGGGGAGCTCGCCGACTGTATCGGCCGCCACCGCGGCCGCCGAGGGTCGGGCCGGCTTGCTCGCGTCGTCGCCCGCTACGCGGGGCTGCCGCTCGAACGGGCGCGCAGCGGCGCTGAGGTCCGGGCGTTGGAGGTCCTTCGCGACGCGGGCCGCCCGTTCCCCAGGTTGAACGCCCGCATCGCGGGTGAGGAGGCCGACCTCAGTTGGCGGGACGGGCGGCTGATCATCGAGATCGACGGCGGCCCGTTCCACCTCGACGTGGGCGAGGACGCTCGCAAGGAATCCTGCTGGCAGGCGGCGGGCTGGACCGTCCGGCGGCTGCCCTCCGACGACGTCTACGAGCACCCGGAGCGCCTCCTCGCCCTCGCCCCCCGCATCGAACGTCCCGGAAGCCCCCCTTCGGCGGGGTAG
- a CDS encoding aldo/keto reductase — MRRRTLGTQGLEVSAIGLGCMGMSEFYGESDEAESIATIERALDSGIDFLDTADMYGSGANEELVGRVIRGRRDEVVLATKFGNVRDPENPEARGIDGRPEYVRKACDASLRRLGLDHIDLYYQHRVDPETPIEETVGAMAELVEAGKVRYLGLSEAAPETMRRAHAEHPISALQTEWSLWSRDPEAEILPTLRELGIGFVAYSPLGRGFLTGAIRSLDDLDEDDFRRHNPRFQGDNFRRNLELVERVREIAGEKDATPAQLALAWLLAQGEDVVPIPGTRSRERLAENAGAVAVGLIEDDLRRIAEAAPAGAAAGERYPDMSSVNR, encoded by the coding sequence ATGCGACGACGAACGCTGGGAACTCAGGGCCTCGAGGTCTCCGCCATCGGACTCGGCTGCATGGGCATGAGCGAGTTCTACGGCGAGAGCGACGAGGCGGAGTCCATCGCCACGATCGAGCGGGCGCTCGACTCCGGGATCGACTTCCTCGACACCGCGGACATGTATGGGAGCGGCGCGAACGAGGAGCTGGTGGGTCGCGTCATCCGCGGCCGTCGCGACGAGGTCGTGCTCGCCACGAAGTTCGGCAACGTGCGCGATCCCGAGAACCCCGAGGCGCGGGGGATCGACGGCCGGCCGGAGTACGTGAGGAAGGCGTGCGACGCTTCGCTGCGGCGGCTCGGGCTCGACCACATCGACCTCTACTACCAGCACCGCGTGGACCCGGAGACGCCGATCGAGGAGACCGTCGGGGCCATGGCCGAGCTCGTGGAGGCGGGCAAGGTCCGCTACCTCGGGCTGTCGGAGGCGGCGCCGGAGACCATGCGCCGCGCGCACGCCGAGCACCCGATCAGCGCGCTGCAGACCGAGTGGTCCCTGTGGAGCCGCGACCCCGAGGCGGAGATCCTGCCCACGCTGCGCGAGCTCGGCATCGGCTTCGTGGCCTACAGCCCTCTCGGCCGCGGCTTCCTGACAGGGGCCATCAGGAGCCTGGACGATCTCGACGAGGACGACTTCCGCCGCCACAACCCGCGCTTTCAGGGGGATAACTTCCGCCGCAACCTCGAACTGGTCGAGCGCGTGCGGGAGATCGCCGGGGAGAAGGACGCAACCCCGGCGCAGCTCGCGCTGGCGTGGCTGCTCGCCCAGGGCGAGGACGTGGTGCCGATCCCGGGAACTCGCTCGCGCGAACGACTCGCCGAGAATGCCGGGGCCGTGGCCGTCGGGCTGATCGAGGACGACCTGCGGCGGATCGCCGAGGCCGCCCCGGCCGGCGCGGCCGCCGGGGAGCGCTACCCGGACATGTCGAGCGTCAACCGCTGA
- a CDS encoding crotonase/enoyl-CoA hydratase family protein encodes MSPPLLYEVDGRVARLTLDRPERGNGITRGLVEDLAACVERADLDPAVHVLLLAGNGPGFCGGYDLVESAEGGGRDSSSDAPPGSPLDPAVMAANHDPARTWDPMVDYSMMSRNVRAFMSLFHCGKPVVCKVHGFCVAGGTDMALCSDLLVIAEDAKIGYPPARVWGSPTTALWTHRIGVQRAKRLLFTGDSLSGREALEWGLAIEAPPASELDERTEALVERIARVPVNQLQMMKLLLNETVHAQGLHATQVLGTVFDGITRHTEEGYGFQRRAAEAGFKEAVRERDEPFGDLGRSTFKG; translated from the coding sequence ATGAGCCCGCCCCTCCTCTACGAGGTCGACGGGCGGGTGGCCCGGCTCACCCTGGACCGCCCCGAGCGCGGCAACGGCATCACCCGCGGCCTCGTGGAGGACCTGGCCGCCTGCGTCGAGCGAGCGGATCTCGACCCCGCGGTGCACGTGCTGCTGCTGGCCGGCAACGGGCCGGGCTTCTGCGGCGGCTACGACCTGGTGGAGAGCGCCGAGGGCGGCGGCCGCGACTCCTCGAGCGACGCTCCGCCCGGCTCCCCGCTCGACCCGGCGGTGATGGCCGCCAACCACGACCCCGCGCGCACCTGGGACCCGATGGTGGACTACTCGATGATGAGCCGCAACGTGCGCGCCTTCATGTCGCTGTTCCACTGCGGCAAGCCGGTGGTGTGCAAGGTGCACGGCTTCTGCGTGGCCGGCGGCACGGACATGGCGCTCTGCTCCGACCTGCTCGTGATCGCCGAGGACGCCAAGATCGGCTACCCGCCCGCGCGCGTATGGGGCTCCCCCACCACCGCGCTCTGGACCCACCGGATCGGTGTGCAGCGAGCCAAGCGGCTGCTGTTCACCGGCGACTCCCTCTCGGGCCGCGAGGCGCTCGAGTGGGGACTGGCGATCGAGGCGCCGCCCGCTTCGGAGCTCGACGAGCGCACCGAGGCGCTGGTTGAGCGGATCGCCCGCGTGCCCGTGAACCAGCTCCAGATGATGAAGCTGCTGCTCAACGAGACCGTCCACGCGCAGGGCCTGCACGCCACACAGGTGCTGGGGACCGTCTTCGACGGCATCACCCGCCACACCGAGGAGGGCTACGGGTTCCAGCGCCGCGCCGCCGAGGCCGGCTTCAAGGAGGCGGTGCGCGAGCGCGACGAGCCGTTCGGCGACCTGGGCCGTTCCACGTTCAAGGGGTAG